ACAATGGGAATGCTTATGTGATGTTTAGCAATCTGAAGTCAAACATATGCCACTTCTTATCAGAATCTTGCAATGGGCTCTGACAGAACAGTTGTCTTCAAAAACTTGAGTTTCAAATCGGGGGCAGGGGGGGTGGGATTGCCTTGGGCTATGGTGTGGTAAACCCAGATTTTAGTGGTTGagtaaaaaaggaataaagcacCTGCTTCAGAAGTGCACCTTGGGCTATTTCTGTAACTCCTGTCCATGCTCAGTGTGGCACCTCCTCCCTCCTTGCCGGGGGCTGAAGCCCCATCCAGTGCACACACACCCTGTGCCTCCTGAGAGGAGCTCTGCCTTCTCAGACATCTCTATTCCCTTTCCTACTAAGTTCCTCTTTGGTGACCTCGTGCTTGTTTATTCTTCAGCAAAAGCTCTGCAGACAGAAGTGATTTGTCCAAGGTCACCAAGTGAGATCATGGGACAGGCAGGAATGGGCCCCAGCCATGCTAATGGGGCATCGTTTGTTCCAGAGCTGTGGTTGTGCTCCCAGACCAGGGCCACAACCCACAAAAGGGCACAGCAGGTTGCCAGTGTAAGAAAAATCCCATTACCTATGACATTCACCTTCCTATTTTGAAAGGCATAAGATTATCTTTCTGTATGATGGATATTGGATACTGGAAAAAGTCTGGAAATCTCTAAGTTGGATTatgcttctttctcttttttctaaCAGTCCCAAGATGTGAAacaattttctcttcattttattcTGTGATGTAATCTGCCTTCTTTTTAATCATCTTTAAGtgaaagtcttaaaaaaaacccaaaaaatttatcttttgtttaaaatatataaaccaCTGAGAGATACAACAgtaaaaaccccagaattttcAGGTTAccataaaaactgaaaatcctTTAATGTGCTGATTTTCAGGACATGTTCATTCAGCATTATGTTCAAATCCAATATAAAGTTTTACTACTATCTGGCCACTATTGaagtaaattatttctataaGAGGATATTTCTTCTGAGCATGGAAATGTGTTTAGTCCTTTCAGTAGCAGTTTGTTCATCTGCAAATGCGTAGGGATACTAAATTACtatgtttctctttttgtatctgctttgttttcatctttggAAATGTTTGTCCTTTTAAGCCATTTTACACAGGTCTATGGACAACTTAATTTGAGTAAGTCAGGCCAAAACTAGGAAGCTGCCCTAATAGTATCCTAAATAATCAGGTCCCAATTTACTAATGgctatattttttaaaatttcattgaTTTATATTAACCTTCTATAGGAAAGAGGAATTGCCAGAGAACAGAAATCTGAACAATATCTGGACAAGCATTCAAAAACCAGAAGCTTGTCCAAATTATTCAGATCTCAGAAGTGGGAAGAACTGAACAGAATGGGGATGAGAGCTTGTTTTCTCTCAAGTCTTCTCATTTCACAATTGTCTAACTCAAAAAAAGAACAGGAGGTTTTGCTGCATATTGACACTTTTAGTCTCAGTTTAACTATAGCAGTGATGTTTCTCTTTCCAGCCCTACACTGATAAGTGTACATTAACCTcaaattttttcactgaatcAGCACCTGAGAAGTGTTGTCTGCTATCCCTCAACACCCTTGTTCTTGATTCCTTCTTGCTGTTTGGGTTTGTCACAGGAACAGGTAGTGCTCTGGATATCAGATAACTGAAATTGCATTTgtttcacataatttttttaataatgcttATATTGGTTAATGAGTAAAATGGAGGAATCTGTCAAAATTAGTATGCATTGATGTAAAATTCAAGTTTAGAATAAGTGTGAATTGTGTAGCTTGGTTAAAGTATGAATTGACATTTGCCATCTGCCATCCTAACTCTTATGTGAAACAGAAGAGATTTGGTAGATCCATACTTTTAGACAAGATTaagctgtgtttttctgcttatCAAGCACATTACAATTaccttttaataaatatcttttctttcagcaggGTACAGAGCAGAGAACAAACTGCAGCTACCAAAGGAAATATGGTTAGTTACTTGTACTTCTTCTCTTGGGCAAGGTCCATGAATTTAAGGACTTTCTCTTATTAATAAACAGAATTAACAGTCTGGaaatggaataaagaaaaattatatctTTCCTTTTCACTTACCTTTGCCAGTTGTTCATGAATTTCTAATAAGCTTGGTCTGTTGAGCTTATTCCCACTGACGCTGCCAGTGTTTCTATAGTAATCAATTTTGGGAACTGGGTCCATTGTGTTATGGCCAAAAGTTTGTAGATAATACATTTTACTGTGAGTATCATAGGGATGTAAGCTAGCTTctgttttctccccattttgaCGGAAATTGTcatataattctttttttcctggtctgTAACTGATTCTTAGTCTGTTATGTGTTTCATCAGTAAAAGATGTTTCTTCATAATGTGGTGGGTCAGAGCCCACATCCTCTTGGGTTATTTCATTGTTGTCATGGTCTTCATTAATTATGTTAACTTGAAACCGATTTGCATTTGGATCCAAGAATACGTTTGGTGCATTGTTCATTGACATCTTCAGGGATGCTGCAGACTTAGGTCACTGATCCGTGCACtcttctgtggctgcagccacacagtTGCAGATGCAGCCAAGGGTTTAGTGCTGTTGCATATCAGACCTTTGCTTCTCAAATAATGAAGGGCtgagaattttctctttaatctcTAAGCAGTCTTCCTGATGTTGGCTGCAGGTTTACTGCTATAAAAGATACAAATAAGCTATTTCTATTATCTTGCGTGGTTAGGTAAGTTTTCCACCACAagctctcccctctcccctgcctcACCATGTATCCATGAGACTGCCATCCTTTGACTTGTTGAGTAAAAACATAGCTGAAGCCAAGACAGAGCTTGTGGAGATGTTCCATCTGTGATGGATGAAGTTGACCCTCTAACCAAACCAGCAGTGTTTTGGTACAAGCTCCAGAGGAGGTAAAGGCCTGAGCTGTGAATGGGCCAAGAACTCCTCTAGTTTCAATCTGTTTTATGAAAACCCACAAAAGAGCAGGGTGACAAGGTGAGCATCCATGCACACAAGCTTGGAACATGATCATGCAATTAACACATGGATAGCATGGGGCTCACTCCTCTGTGGCCTGCTCCCCCAATCCCTTCCAGGAGAGTTGCTCCCTGTATGGTGCAGATGTTAAATCTCTTTGAGGTACAGGATTTGCATATGTCCTTGTTGAATGTCATGAGATTCCTGCTGGCCCATTCCTCTGGCCTGTCTAGGTCCCCCTGAGTGGCAGCCCGTGGGGAGGTGAACACACAGCTGTATAATCTGCTTCTCACCTCCTCTTTTCCCACACAGTTCTCctcaaagaaaacacagaagcaaacaaaaactccAAGAGAAGAAGGGGTATGTATATTTAAGGCCTTTAGTGGGTTAAGTACCTCTGCAGCAATTTAAAGTATGGCTTAGAAAGCCCTGAAATGAGCTATTGAAATGATGGCAATAATTTGTCTTGAAACACATTTCTAAGGAGATTAGGGAGTGTAGTTGTATAGACCTGTGTAATTCAGGAGGAACCCACTTTGTTCAAAATCAGAGCATGCTTAGACATTGAAACCTTGAAAGCATTTGTAAAAGCAGAAagttttagaaacaaaatatatCTTATAAACAAATACATGACctgaaaatctggaaaaataaGCCCATTATAGACATTCTTTTAAAGTTCCATAATTTTGCAAGAGGTTGGACTACATGATCCCTAAGAATTTTTCAATATACATTTCTCAATGATCTGGCCCTTTGGCACAGAAAGATAAAATACAACATCAATATTTATAGCTTAGCACTCTAAATTTTCTCTAAAATCACATATCCAAATTAGAATTTGAAGAGCTGATAATCAGATATCTTCCATCTTCAGTATGAGTTACAGCTAAAGCATATTTTCTTACTTCTTCCATCAGCTATAGGTAATCTGCTGTCACCTCTCTGCTAAGACACCACTTTGTCACTCCTCATATTTATGTTAGTTTTCCTTAACATTGTATAAGCCTCAAATCAACatattacatttatttagtttattttacTTCTACTGGctttgtattattattattattattttattattattattacacaTTTATGATCATAGTAATCTGCTTCCTTCAGCCTTTTAAAGTTGCAAGAAAGTGTTTCATCTTCAGGCATGAAGGAGCAAAGACAAATCTTCTGTCATTGAGGTCAGTGAAACTATGTTTGTTTCCATCTCCATGACTGAATGAAATCCTGATTCTTTTATGACAATGAAACCTTTGCTACCAAGTAAAATGATTCTGTCATTTCACTGTCTTATTTCCATATTAGTGTTTTGCTAAGAAAAGTAAAATCTCTTACCTTTCTGCTGTTCTTGAAAATAATACTTAGGTTTTCACAATGTATTTCCAGAGATCTCTGAACTGTAATTTAACATTAACTTTGTGTTTAGTTTTCCAGCATTATGCATATATAATCAAGTCTACCTTATTCAGGGTAATTGAACTTACCATTCAATCCTGTGCTTTTAGGGAAGGACAATCTGCCTCTTTTATTCATGCATATAGTGTGACTCTCTCTTCGAGGCATTACAGACTCTGCCTTATTGGccagatttttctcctgtttaaTATACTGAGCAGACCATCCAATCCCTctctttcaaaacatttctagATGGTGATTTAGAAAGGCATTCTACCTTGTTAACTTTTAACCAGCAAATGTAGCTATCCATTACAATTTCTGGGTTTATGGCATTGCGAAATTTCTAAGGGGGcctgaaaatacttttgttaTCTCCATTTCCCTCCTCGCTATGCCTGATTCTGCACAGATCATACTCTCTCTATCTTTCAATTCTGCATATATAGTCATGCAGATAACAAGAGTTCAGGAAAGGATCTGCTCAGTTCATTTTGTGCAGAAGATTCAGTGAAGTCAGTGAGATAATTCTTTGGGGGGTCCTCTTGTCCTAAATGCGGTTTTAAACCATTTACTCCTGACCCTGTTTAAAGTTTTACTCTGTATGTTTAAGAAGCCTTTGAAAAATTATGTTCTCTGTATTGTTTCTGGGAAGGCTGACTTCCTAGTCTTTTTGGAATGAAGAAATGAGCAAGCAGGAAATTATGAAGCTTTGTGATTAGAAGGGAATTAGATAATTTGCTTCCAGCAATAGATTGGGTCAAGAACAAAAGTAATAAGACAATATTACTTCAAATATGGTTTGCAGTGTTTGCTGTGTAGTTGAGAGATAACTCAACTATATTTAACCCAGATAACTTAAGTACCTTCAGCACTCCAACCTGACAGCCaagagctcagctgtgctgattAGATGTACATAAAAAGAATGGCAGTGTCAGGTCTCTGCAGTGGATGATCCTATCCAGCAATAACAGATCACATGAATCATTGTACTGATATCTACCTTGGATTTTATGGCTAAATTAACTAGGATAAATGCAATATACAAAATTTCTGAGGGTCTGGAATTTTTTCTTGTGTATAATCTGAAGCAGTTGAAAGCCCTTAGATTCAAAAATTGTTTatgttttataatttaaatgGACCAGTGTAGATTAATATTGGCTGTTCATCTCTTGTATTTTTCAGACAGGAGATTTATGTCCTTCTCTGTACAATTGAGTATTTTATGTTCCAAATGGCACTTGAGGTCTGCTGTTCCACTGTCTGCCTCTGCCTCGTATATAGGGCAAAAGGAATAAcatgtatttttcagaatacaggaaaaagaaaacaactgctGTAACTGATCTCCTTGTCTTAGCTCCTCATTGCAAACAGATCTGTTTAGCAGAAGTGACAGTGCCTAAAATTCTAATGCCAGCCTTCTTAAAAACGGAATTGAATTTCTGTCAAGTACTGTCACACTTGCTAAACAGCTGTGTGTATGAGGGTGACCTTGAATATCCAGATTTGAATCTCTGCTTTTGTTCTTCTGCTTTGATAGGATCTCCCATGTCCAGTTCATCACTGATACTCCAGATCATACACTGTGCACAACTGCTGGAGTACAAGCCGAAGAACCAGCTGTGGAGAGTGCTGGAATGTACAGAGCTCTGGACCCCATCCCTCCTTGAGGCTGGGTAAAAATGGGTAAGCAGCATGATTGTATCTGCTTTGGCCTTGCCAGGATGGTGTAATTACTGCTGGGGGCTGATAACCAGACAGTTTAAGTTCACTTTAAAGTGAATCATCTTCTGTTACCAAGTGGAATACAAACATGGACACACACCTCCTGCAGGCACATCCTCTAAGCCACAACCATTTGTTGTCCTCCACTTTTGTATCCTCAGTGTTTACAAGTACAGACCTGAGTTTCAGAAAATTGTGTTGGATGAGGAGGGCAGTGGGCTACCACTAAAACATTCACCATTCATGAGCCTGTCTTTTTCTTCAGCCTATCATGAGACACAGTAGACATGAGATCCTGCTCTGAAGAGCCAGATATCATCTGATCCTTAAAATACTGGCCATGGTAACTTTCTAGTGattttttggggtattttttttttttgctgttagcCATTTTTTTATCTACCATTCCACTGttcatgaaataaaagcaacatgAAGTAACTTTTGAGTTTgcaacaaatatttatttaacaaaatgaaTGCCACCAACATATCTTCAAAATGCAGGTATGTATAACAAATGTAACAACAGTTGGTTTCCAAAATGAAATCAACATCAAATTTAAGGCAGGATATTCTGTGAGTTTTCATGCAAGAGCATATTCAAATGTTCCTTTATCCAACCCCTCTACTTCATCTTCCCACGTGGAAGAAGGCATACTGCTGTAGGGGTCTAGCAAGATTTTGAAGCATCTGATAATTAGAAGTCccaagaaaacacacaaaatccCCACAAAGGCAAAGCCAGTTTTTTGTTCTAAAGTCAGAGGGAAGGCAGACATTTCGTTGACACTCATACTGGCTGAAGTGTTGCTGCAGTAATTACTGCTCATCATTGGGCATCACATCCTGGTGGCTCTGTGGGATTTTCACCTCTATTGCTTCTTTGCCTGCATAGAAACATCAAATCAGTGTGGTTAGCTCTAAATGGGGTGCATATATCTGAGCCTTAACATATgaacatttgaaaatgaaaaccagctTGGATTTTAGAAATGTCCTATTGTTTTTTCACGTTCAAATTAATGTGATAAAATTGCAACTAAGCCTCTACACACCATTCACTTACTGGCCTCTGTTTTGAGACAGCAGACTCacaattttcctgctttctgtctcctcaaaacagaaatttcagttgctgcaaacagcattttatCAGACTGGGCACAAGTCTGCAGATTGTGATTTGGCAATACTCTCTAAGGTCTCCACATGCAGAAAGCCAGTATGTTTCCTGAAATGGATTTGCATCTCTGTGCTTAAACGAGTTAAACTTGCATTGACCTCAAAGGCAATTTCAGGTAAATAATATGGATTTTACTCATTTGATTTAGCTCAGAGTCTATGTAAATAGATCTAACTTGTAAAATAAAAGACTGTGTGCAATTTTACTGAAGTCTTGGGCTCcagttccagaaaaaaatgctgggTGTATTTTGAGCTTGTAAGAAAGTGAGCAGATTGCTAAAATCCCTTCACCTTTCTCTATACACCTCCACTCTTGTGTATGAGCAAAGACTGGTGGAAGAAGGGATAAAAGAATTAAATTCCCTTCCCCTAAATCTTGCTCTCATTTGTTTCTTCTCCTTGGACTTCCCCATACATACCCTGCCATTTTCACAGGCACAGTAAACAGGAGATGTGCCTGTGCTCCTCGGGGGCTGACCCTGACACGTGTCCTAGGGAAGCAGGATGCTCAAGCAACTCcaccccactgctgccaccacgAGGGCTCTGCATGTTTCCAGAAAGGAGAAACTTCTTGTCTTTTTAAGGTGATCCTACCTGAAGATTTTAGTTGGGGGTAGGGatcatttgctttattttaggTTTTCTATTAGATATTGCAATCACATCTTTCTTTTGTATCTATAGACAGTGGGAGAATTGGAAGGCTGGGACATCAAAAGTGCCAAAGgacaaagacatttttattctaAGGTTAGAACTTGAGGTTTTCTGGCTCTTGCTAACACCTATTTAACGAATGTGCCTCAGGGGAAACTCTTTTTATTAACAATTCAACCTCTTTTTCCCCGGGGAATTGCCAGTATCCATTTATTTCTTGGCAGAGTAATTAGGCcactcagagctctgtgctgccatggctACACTGCTTCAGGTACCTGCACTGCTCACCCAGGTAAAAGGGAGTTCCAATATCTGTGCTCTGTACTGCAGCCATGGCTGAGAGGAGCCATACTCTGACTCAGCCTACAAgtaaaaacagcagaaaaagtaaaaataacttttgGTATTCCCAAGCAGACAGAAATGGACAGAACTTTTATCTTGTTTGGTATCTcatttttcacttcaaaatttgtgggttttttgacTGTTATCctaaagaacaaaaattttaGAACAAAGTGCAAAAGGGCAAAACACAAGTATgtctttttttccaataaagCTCAATATAGTAGatattaaatgttttctgttaGTCTTTACACATTTACCAGAGCATAACAACCAATGTTCTGTGTAAGCTATAGACCTGTGTAGGAGCTCTTTCCTTGATATTGAACTATATCCTGCTCTTTGGGTCATCTCGTTTTAATTCCTGTTAAGCTGGAAGAAAGATCCAGATACAGCCTATAGGAATTAGAAATAATGTCAACAAGCaatatatattttctgaaaatacatcATAGGTAAAGTCCACGTGCTATATGGATTTTCATTGGGCATACTTCCAATTTTTCTATTAAGTTTGaccttctgcaggaaaaaaaaaaaatacagaaagttCAATATTACAAATTTATGTTAGAAGTCAGTTGATTTGAGCAAAAGCcagtcaaggaaaaaaaaatactttccaaaaGTCCTAGGGTAATGGgttataaaaatttaattttcctgtatAAGCCATGTTTTATACCTAGTCACTATCTGGAAAAGCCAGACCCAAAAATCCCAGTTGCTCTCTTGAAAGATGTTGAGAAGAACATCAGGGCCATGGAGAACCCTGAATTTGAGCTGAGTCCAGACAAATAGGTTTGTGTTTGACATAACATTTCTTCACCACAGAGTAATTTTCCAAGAATATGACTTCCAGTCTTAGTAATTTTGCAGCTTACACACTGGAATTAGATGAGATTTGTTTGTACATTATGTGCTTGTCAGGAGACATTACAGGACAAATCTGTGTGCAAAGCTTGATTGATGCTGAAATGTGGAGAAATTGATATCTTAGTCTTATTTAACTAAAGTTTGCCTGAAAAAGCTGCATGAGAAAACTATATTTTTGCCTGGGGGGATTGGTTCTGGGAAACTAATGTGCAGTTTTGTATTCTTCTGTTCCTTGTCCTGAATTTCAAAAACTGTAATTGAAGACCTGAAGTTCACAGGAAATTTGTTCAAATTATGTATCCCCAAACTTGTGGTACCTTGAGTACCTTTTATTGCTTTCACATTTTAGTGCTGCACACAGGTTAGATGTCCTCTCCCAGTTAGATATCTTTTCATTTGCTGCAGTGTATCTGTCAAAGTCCTGAGTCAGAAGACTCTGA
The DNA window shown above is from Serinus canaria isolate serCan28SL12 chromosome 10, serCan2020, whole genome shotgun sequence and carries:
- the CTXN2 gene encoding cortexin-2 gives rise to the protein MMSSNYCSNTSASMSVNEMSAFPLTLEQKTGFAFVGILCVFLGLLIIRCFKILLDPYSSMPSSTWEDEVEGLDKGTFEYALA